From the genome of Methylocystis heyeri:
GTTCGCGCGTTCGACCGGCACGCCGCACATCGGGATGTCTTCGCCCCTGTGCTTGCCGCGCTTGGTGAGCATGATGCCCAGCGATTGGGAGGCGCGAACCGCATCCTCGAAAAAAAGCTCGTAGAAATCGCCCATCCGATAGAACAGCAGGCAATCGGGATTGGCCGACTTTATTTCGAGATACTGCGCCATCATGGGCGTCGCAGCCTCGCCCGGCTTGTCTTTGGATTTCAGTGTCGTATCGGGGACGGCTTTTTCCATGGGCGGGAAGCTATCAAGCTTGTCCGTCCCGCGCCATATTGAGGTCCGTCGAATTGCCGTCGCGCTTGCGTCGGCGCGCCGCCTGGGGAAAATAGCGGATAGTCCAACAGGTTGCGGGACACTCGGTTCGAGTGGGCGTGCGACGATCGGCGCCGTCCGATTCGTCCCCCCGCAGGGAGATTGGCGTAAGTTGAGCGCTTCGTTCGATTTTTCGAGGATGACTTTGCTGCGGGCGAGGCCGGACGAAAGGCTGGATCGTCCCGAGAAGGCGAGGCGATGGCGCTTCGCCGCGCTTTTTTTGATTTGCATGGCGATCCATCTCGTCTTTCTCGGCGCGCTGCTGCTGGAAGACAAAGTGAGCGCGCCCGTGATGACCGCCGAGCAGGAAATTCCTGTGGAAGTCGTCGCCGAGCCGCCGCAGCAACAGGCCCAGCAGCAGCCTCCGCCGCCCGAGCCGAAAGCCGAAGAACCGCCTCAGCCCGAGAAAAAGCAGCAGGAACCGCCGCCTCCGCCTAAGCTCACGCTGGACGAGAAACCGGCCTTTGACGCGCCGCGTGCGGAAAACAAGGAGAAGCTGGATCGCGAGGCGCCCGACAGCCAGACCAAGTCGCAGCGCCTCGCGGCGCCCAATGAGCAGACCGCCGAGAAGCCGGATCCCCACAAGGACAAATTGCAGCAGGAGACCGCGCCGCAGCCCGCCCAGGAGCCGGAGGCGACCGGGCCGGAAGAGGACAAGCGCGAGGGGGAGGTTGTGGTGCAGGCGGCGCCGAAGCCCGGACCCAAGCCCCAGAAATTCGCCCAGCCCGATCCCAAGGCCGCCCGCGGCGAAAAACAGAAGTCCATCGCGGATATGGTGGCTTCGCTCGCCCCGACGCCAGATTTCCAGCTCGGCGGCGCGGCCAGGAGCGCGCCGATTTCCGGCGGAACGGCCAAGCCCACTTATCTTTCGGTGGTGCTCGGCTATATCAAGCGCCAGTTTCACGACGGGAGCGGGCGCAGGGACAGCGAGGGCATAATAACCTTCTATGTCGACCCCAACGGAAACCTCGTGCATCAGGCCTTGCGGCATTCTTCCGGTTCGACGGCCCTGGATCAGGCGGCGCTCACGGCGCTGAAACGCGCCGCGCCTTTTCCGCCGACGCCGACTTCGACCGCCATCGGGCTGATCTGGAAATATTGATGCGACAGGCGCGGGCGCAGGCCTGGCTCGATTTCTGGAACGGCGAAACTTTCATTTACGCCAGCGATCGCCACAAGCGGCTCCACTATGAGATCGTGGCGCGGGACATCGCCATGCAGATCCCGGGTCCCGCAGCCCGGGTTCTCGATTACGGCTGCGGCGAGGCCTTAAGCGCGCCGCGCATGGCCGCAGGCTGCGCCCGCCTGCTTCTTTATGACGCCGCGCCCAATGTGCGCCGCAGGCTGGAGCGGCGTTTTGCCGCCGAACCCCGGATCGAGATCGTGCAAGGCGGAGCCCTCGAGGCGGTGGAGGACGCCTCGCTCGATCTCGTCGCCGCGAATTCGCTGATACAATATGTGCCGCCCGAGGAAACCTCCCGCCTGCTGGCTCTGTGGCGCTCCAAGCTGAAGCCGGAAGGTCGCCTGCTGCTTTCCGACATTCCGACGACCGCGGCCGGGGCGGCGCTCGGCGACGTCATGGCGCTGCTCGAATTTTCATGGCGCGGCGGATTCGTCGCAGCGGCGCTCGCAAGCCTCGCGCGGCTGTATTTTTCGGACTACCGCAGGCTCAGGAAGGAGCTCGGCTTTTCCGCCTATGAGCCCGGCGTCCTGGAGGAGCGGCTGCGCCGCAGCGGCTTCGAGCCCGTGCGCCTGCCGCGCAACATCGGCCACAACCAGCGGCGTTTTTCGCTGCTGGCGTCGAAAATTCAGTCCAGCGCGATCGCCGAGACCAGCCGGCCGTAATCGGGCTCGTTCTTGTGGACGCTGCGCCGATAGCTGAAGCATCGATCCTCGTCGGCGTAGGTGTCGACGCCGATATTCTCGAAGGAAGCGACTTCCAGCCTGGCGATCCGCATTTCTATGAATGCGGGAAGATCGAACATCGAATGCCCTTCCCGTGGCGACGGCGAGAAGAAGCGACCATAAGACGCCTCCTCCGCCGCGAATTTCTCCACGAATTCCGGGCCGACCTCGTAGCTCGCCGGGCCGATCATCGGACCGAGGGCGATATGGACGTCGGCCCGCCGCGCGCCGAGGCTCTCCATGGCGGCGACGGTCGCCTCGATGATTCCGGTCAGCGCCCCTTTCCATCCCGCGTGGGCCGCGCCGATCACGCCGGCATTGGCGTCGGCGAACAGCAGCATGCCGCAATCGGCCCCCGTGACGCCGAGAGCGAGGCCTCTCGTCCTGGTGACGAGGCTGTCGCATTGGGGGCGGGCGTCTTCGGCCCAGGGCTCCTCGACAATGACAGCGCAGCTCGAATGGATCTGATAGGGAACGAGCAGGCGCTCCGCTCCGACCCCGAGCCGCGCCGCCATGCGCGCCCTGTTCTCCAGCACGCTCGCCCTGTCGTCGCGCGAACCGACGCCGCCGTTCAGCGACTGATAAGCCCCGGTCGAGACGCCGCCGTTGCGGGTGAAGAAGCCGTGGTTCAGCCCGTCGAGGTCGAGGTTTCTGGCGTTGTGCGCGCCGAGTTGGGGCGTCGCCGGGTGGTTCATTTCGTCTCCGTTTTTGTTTTACGGCCGTTCGGCGCGCCCTGGGCGGCCGTTTTATTCGGCGAAGCCCGGCAGGTCCGGGGTGTCGGGGTGCATGATCGCCATCGCCTTGAAGAGGTCGCCCATGCGCTCGCGCGGGTCCCCCGAGCCGGCGAGCCGGGCCAGGGCGCTCGCAATGTCTTCCCTCTGGCCCGCGTCGGCTTTTTTCATCAGAGCCTCTGCGCGTCTCTCTATTCCGAGCTGTTTGAGAAACGCGCCCTGACCGACCGGGCCCTGCACTTTGGCGCCTCTGGCCATGGCGGCGCGTTTCAAAGCCGCGAAATCGACATGGGTGGTCAGGTCGGCTTCGCCGGGCGTCTGCAGGGGATCGACATAGCCGTGGCGCGCCACCGCCTGCAGGCTCTCGCCGAGCGTGGTCTGCGCATAGCCGTAATCCACCGCCAGCATGACGCCGCCGTCCGCGACGATCCTTTCGGCGATTTCCGCCATCAGGCGCTGGGCGATTCCGTTCACCTCGATCACGGAGCCTTCCGGCGCCGGGACGGCGAGGCCGGGCTCGGGGTTGGGCGCCAATCCGAAGACCAGCGCTCCCGCTCTGTCGAGCCCGACGAGGCGTTCGCGCCAGCCCGTCGCGGTCTTGACGAAATGCCTCGCCGGCAGCGCGTCGAAAAACTCGTTTGCCAGCACGAAGACCGGCGCCCGGGGAACCTCGCCGAAATCCGCTCGCCAGGAAATCGGAACCGTTTCGCCGGCGAGCATCTGCCGTTGCAGATCGCGCAGCAAGGGACTGGTCTCGACGAGGTCGACCGCCATGTTGGCGAGGAAGTTGGGCGCGATGCGGGCGACGCGCAGCACGTCCGACATCAGCGTGCCGCGTCCGGGGCCGAGTTCGACCAGCCGGGACGCCTCGGGATTTCCGGCGGCGGTCCATGCCTCGATCATCCAGACGCCCAGCAATTCGCCGAACATCTGGCTTATTTCCGGGGCGGTGATGAAGTCGCCGGAGGCGCCGAAAGGATTATGGGTGGTGTAATAGCCCAGCCGCGGATGCGACAGGCAGAGCGACATATAGCGCTCGAGGCTGATCGGGCCTTCCTCGGCGATGATAACGGCGATTTCCTGCTGGAGCGCGTTCATGCCAGCGTCTCCCGCCTGCGCGCCGAAAGGACGATCAGAATCAGGCCGACGAGGATCATGGGAAAGGAGAGAACCATTCCCTTGGTGAGGCCGCCGCCGAGCGCCTCTTGAGCCGCGTCGGGCTCGCGGAAAAATTCGCAGAAAGTTCGCGCCAGCCCGTAGCCGACCCCGAAAATCCCGCTGGCGAGCCCGGGACGCACGAGCGCGCCGGCGCGCAGCGCGATCCATAGCGCGATACCGAGCGCCAGCCCTTCGAGGCCCGCCTCGTAAAGCTGGCTCGGATGGCGCGGCGCGTCTCCCGCTCCCGGGAAAACCATGGCCCAGGGGACGTCGGCTGGTCGGCCCCACATTTCCGGCCGGATGAAATTGGCGAGACGTCCGAGAAAGATTCCGATCGGGGAAACCACGGCGCCAAGATCCATGACGGTGAGCATGGACAGACGCTCGCGACGCGCGAACAGGGCCATTCCGGTCAGCGCGCCGAGGAAGCCGCCATGAAAGGCCATGCCCCCTTTCCAGGTCTCGAAAATCTCCAGCGGGTGCGAGAGGTAAAAGCCCGGATCGTAGATCAGCACATGGCCGAGGCGTCCGCCGATGATGACGCCGAAGGCGACATAGACCAGAAGATCGTCGATCGAATTCACGGAGGGACGCGGCTGGCCCTGGCGCCAGAAGGCGTCGCGGCCGGCGATAAAGCGCAGATAGGCCCAGCCGAGGACGAAGCCGCCGATATAGGCGAGGGCGTACCAGCGCAAGGGCAGCGGTCCGAAATTGACCGCAACCGGGTCAATGGAAGGAAAGGGGATTGCGAAAAAGGGCATGCACGCGTCCGGTAGGGATTCTGGAGCGCATTCTTGCAAAATTTATCGGTTTTTGCGACTGGGCATTTCGCCTCCAAAACTGCGGCGTTTCGCGCTTTCCCGAGGTCACGCCGACGTTTGGGGATAGCATCTCAGCCGGAAAATGCAGCCCGGTTCGGCGTCGGCGATTTCGACCCTAAACCCGTGAAGCTTGACGATGGCGGCGACGAGCGCGAGGCCGAGGCCGTTGCCCACGATGTGGCGGCTCTGCGCGCCGCGGTAGAATCGTTTGAACACTTCCGTCCGCTGCGCCTCGGATATGCCGGGGCCGTCGTCCGCGACGACGGCGACCGGACCCAGCGGGCTTTTCTCCAGCGCAATGCGGATGCGCCCGCCCTCGGGCGCGAATTTTATGGCGTTGTCGACCAGATTGGCGAAGGCCTCCAGAAGCAGATCCTTGTCGCCCTCCACGGGCGCTTCTTCCCCTGTCTCCACATCGAGCGAAATGCTCTTGGCTTCGGCGAGCGGTTCGTAGAGTTCTGCGGCGTCGCGCAGAATCGCGCCGAGGTCCACGGTCGCGAAGAAGGCGCGGGCGCGGCCGGTTTCGAGCTGGGCGATGCGCAGCAGGGCCGTCGTCAGCGCGAAGGTTTGATCGAGACCGGCGACGGCGCGCTCCAGCAGAGCGAGCGGGGTCTGCTGGCCGGCCAGCATCTGCTGGAGCCGCTCGAGATTTCCGCGCACGCGGGAGAGCGGGGTCCGCAGATCATGGGCGATATTGTTCCCGACATGGTGAAGCTCGTTGATCGCGCGCTCGAGATCGTCGAGCAGGACGTTCACGGCTTCCGCCAGGCGATCGAAATCGTCCCGGGCGCCGGTCAATTCGAGCCGTCGCCGCAGATCGCCTTTCTGGAAATCGCGCAGGACCCGCTGGGCGCGCGTCAGACGGCTGTTCATCCGCAGGCTCAAAAAGGCGCCCGCGCCGACGGCGAGTATCGCCATGGGGATGACTCCGAGCTTCAAGGCTTCGCTCACCGCGCCGAGCAGATTGGCGAGCTCCTGGATATTGCGGCCGACGACCAGTATGCGCCCGTCGGGCAGCGAGCGGGCGACGAAAATGGCCGGCTCCGAGGAGTTCGAGCCGTCGGCGAATTCGAAGGCGTCGAGGCGGCGGGCTCCGCCGTCGGGGATGAGGCCCGGCGGAAGGCGCTTCAGGCCGCCCGCGAGATAGGCTCCGTTCTGCTCGAACAGCCCGGAAACGGTGAATCTGTGAACGTCGTCATAGTGGCGGCGCTCCATGCTCTGCCTGATCTGTTCGGAAGGGGTTTCCGCCAGAACCGGCGCCTGACGCTCCATGAACCCCATTATCCGCCGCGTCTCGAAGACGGCGGTCTGCCAGTAGATGAACCCGAACAGGCAGAGATTGGTGGCGATGAACAGCGCGGCTATGGCGAGGGTCCGCCGGAAGATCGCGGATTCCTTCAGCCTAAAGTTCGGCATTGAACATGAACCCGCAGCCCCTGATGTTCTGGATGTAGGATTTGCTCCTGTCCCGGTCGATCTTGCGGCGCAATTTGCTGATGTGGACGTCGACCACATTGGTTTGCGGGGAGAAGCGATATTTCCACACCTTTTGGATCAGCATGTCCCGCGTGACGAGCTGGCCGGGGCGCGCCATGAAATATTCGAGGAGCTGGAACTCCCGCGCCGACAGCTCGACGGACTTTCCGTCCAGCGTCGCCTGCCGCTTGACGAGATCGAGCGAGAGCGCGCCGCCCCGCAAGACCATCGCGCGCGCAAGGAGCGGGCGCCGCAGCAAGGCCTCCACTCTCGCGTCCATTTCCGCGAGGCTGAAAGGTTTTACGAGATAATCGTCGGCGCCGCCCTTGAGGCCGTCCACGCGGTCCTCCACTTCGCCCAGCGCGCTGACGATGAGAATGGGGGTCGACGCGTTTTCCTTGCGCATGGACTCCACTATGGCGAGACCGTCTATCTCGGGCAGCATCCTGTCCAGAATTACGAGATCGAACGTATCGCGCTCGATTTCGGCCATCGCTTTTGCGCCGGTTTCCGCATGGGAAACCAGATATCCGCGCTGGCGCAGCTCCTGCGTCACGGTTTCTGCGATTTCGGGATCGTCTTCGACCACCAGTATCTTTTGCGCGCTATCGCTCATGGGCGCTCTCCGACTTCGCGCGTCTTCAGGCTTGCTCAGGATAGACAGCCGGCGCAGGGCGAAAAACTAAATTCTCGATAAGAATTCATCGAACCGTCCCGGGTGGGCGGATCCGACAGGGGTCAATATCTTATTTCGCGCAGATCGCCCGCGGGGTTGCGCAGCCCCTCCAGCGCCTTGACGTCCACGCTCACCTGAAGCCTCTGTTTTCCCGCGCCGAGGATCACGCCGTCGATCGGGGAGACGTCGGCGTAATCGCGCCCGACCGCCAGAACGACATGCTCGTCGCACACCAGCATATTATTGGTGGGATCGAGCTGCAGCCAGCCGAAGGCGGGGCCGCACCACAGCGAAATCCAGGCGTGCGAGGCGTCCGCGCCCTCTAAGCGTTTTTCTCCCGGGGCGGGCAGGGTGCGCAAATAGCCGCTGACATAGGCCGCGGGCAGGCCCAGGCCGCGCAGGGCGACGATCATGATATGGGCAAAGTCCTGGCAGACTCCGCTGCGCCGCGCAAAGGCCTCGGGCAGGGGCGTCGTGACTTCGGTCGCCGCGGGATCGTAACGGAAATCGGCGTGGATGCGCCGCATCAGGTCGAGGGCGCCTTCCAGAACCGGCCGGCCTTCGGGAAAGCTCTCGCGGGCGTAGCCGGTCACGGCCGCCTGCAAAGGCGTCAGCCGGCCGGGGAAGAGAAAATGCGCGGGCGACAGGGGGCCGAGCGACTGGCTGGACGCCGCGGCGCGCCGGGCGGTCTCCCAGATCGGGGTCAGGGCGGCCGCGGGGGGCTGGGGCCGGCGCACGTCGATTCGCGCTTCGAGGGTTATCTGCAGGGCGCTGTGCGGGCTGCCTATGCTCGCCTCTATGACGCGATTGCCGAAGAAATCGACTCTTTCGTTGCGCCTCGAAGGCTGCGGCGCGAGTCCCACCGCGCTGCGCAGAACGCGCTGGCCGCCGTCGTCGCGCGGCAGCAGGCGCAGCAGGCAGCGCGCCGAGGCCACCGGCGCGGCGTAATCGTAGCTGGTGACGTGGCGAATCTCGTAAATCACGCGAGCTGCGCCCGTTTGGTTATCGCCAGAGCGCTGTCGCGGTGGGAAAAATAGCGTTCGGAGATGGCCTCGCCGAGGCACAGCAGGCGCTGCTCGATCTCGAGGATCGCCGCCGCGTCGATCGATTTGGCTTCCTTGGACGCCAGCTCGGCGCGGAGCGGGGTCGACATCCGCCGCGGCCGCTCCATCACGCCGTCGTTCAGCAGGGCGGGCAGGGCCGCGAGATGGTCGTCGATCCGCACCACCTGAAACGCCACCGAGCGCGGGTTGAAGGGATCGAGCACGGCCATGTCCAGCGCCGGGGCCTGAGCCGCGCCGCTCAAATAACGGCTGCGGTAGGTGATCTGGGAGTCGATCAGCTCGATCAGGACGTCGAGCGATTCCATGGTGGGGCGCCCTTCCGCGAATTGACGCGCCAATCGGCAGGTGTTGATCGCGCGTTCGATGCGTTTGCCGAGATCGAGGAAACTCCAGCCCGCGACGCGGTTGAAGTTCTCGTCCATCAGCCCGGAAAGCGCGGCGATGGTCTGCAGCGCGCTTTCGGCGCAATCGACGATCTCGGGCTCGGACAGCGCGTGGAGGCCGGGAGCGCCGCAATCCGAAGCCGGCGCGCATTGCAGGCGCGCTTCGAGCCCGCCCAGCAATTGCCACATGTCCTGGGACAGGCGCTCCCGGGCGATGGAGGCCGTGCGCCGCGCTTCCCTGGCGGCGGACAAAGCCGAGCCATAGGCCCCGCGGTCGCTGACCGCGAGGAAGGCGAGGCGCGCCGGCGCCATGTGCCTCGAATCGTCCCGCACGCAGCCCCAGGCGACGAGCTGGCGCAGCAGGCGGTCGATCGGCTGGCGGTCGTCATGGCGGGCTTCCGCCAGCCGGTTGCACAGAGCGCGCACCAGCCTCAGCACGGCCTCCGTGCGTTCGAGATAGCGGCCCATCCAATAGAGATTGTCGGCGGCCCGGCTCGGCAGAACCCCCGGCACCCGTACGATATGGGCGTCGTCGCTGGGCGGCAGCAGGGTCGCCGAATCTATCTGGGTGTCGCTGAGCACCCAGACGTCGGCCGAGGGGGCGCCGGCCTGCGGATAGGCGCCGTGGGGGTCCTGGCTGTCGTAGACGCGGCAATAGCCGCCGGGCATGACGACCCATCCGTCCCTGGTCGCGGCGGCGAAGACCCTCAGCGTGAAGGGCCGCGGCTGCAGCGCGCCGTCCACCCATGCGGGAGTGGTCGACAAGGCCATCTGCTCCTGGGCGGTGAAATCCATCCCGCGTTCGGTCATGGCTGCGATGAGCCGGGTTCTTTCGCAGGCGCCGAGTTCGGGCGCATAGAGCCCGCGGGCGTCGATCCGGCCGAGCGCGCCGGGACCGAAGGCGCCCTTTATCAGGCGCTGGTCGAGTTCGGCCATGGCGCGCGCCGCCGCGTCTTCCCGCCCGCACCACAGGGTCTCGACATTGGCGATACGCAGATCCTCGCCCAGGACATGCCGCGCCAGCGAGGGGAGCAGGCTCATCAGGGCGCGGGATTCGACGAGGCCGGCGCCGGGCGGGTTGGCCATCGCTATCGCGCCCCGGCGGAAGGCGTCGAAGAGGCCGGGCGCCCCGAGCCGCGACGCGGCGTTGGCCTCCAGAGGATCGCACCAGTCGGCGTCCACCCTGCGCCAGAGCACGTCGACGCGTTTAAGCCCGGCGATGGTGCGCACGAAAAGCTTGCCGTCCTCGGCGATGAGGTCTTCGCCCTCGACGAGAAGCAAGCCGAGATAACGCGCCAGGCTGACCTGTTCGGCGTAGGTTTCGCTGAACACTCCAGGCGTGAGAAGGCAGATGCGGGGATCGGCGCGCGGCGCGGCGGCGGCGAGGCCGGCGCGGAAATCCCGGAAGAAGGAAGCCAGCCGCCTCACATTCATGTCGCGGAACAGGCTGGGGAAAGTGCGCGCCATGATGAGGCGGTTTTCCAGAGCGTAGCCGGGGCCGGAGGGAGCCTGGGCGCGGTCTCTGAAGACGCGCCACTCGCCGTCGGCGCCGCGGGCGATATCGGCGGCGTAAAAGCGCAGCCAGCGGTCGCCGGCGGGTTTGACCCCGTTCATCGGGCGCACATATTCCGGAGAGCCCGCCACCGCCAGGGCCGGAAGGACTCCCTCCGACACCAGCCGGTTTTCCCCATAGATGTCGTGCAGCAGCAAATCCAGCAGCTCGGCGCGCTGGGATATGCCGCTTTCGATCCTGGCCCATTCGGCCTGCTTGAGCAGAAGCGGCAGGCGGGACAGCGGCGCGGGCCGCTCGCGGGCCTCGCCGTGCAGGCGATAGGTTATGCCCATCTCGTCGATGCGGCGTCCGGCGCGCGCGAAGCGCTGGTCGATCTCCGCTTCGCCGAATTCCGCCAGCGCCTCGAGCAGCAGGAGCCAATGGGGGCGGGGCCGCCCCCCCTCGTCCATCAGCTCGTCGGAGATTCCTTGCGCCGGCCGATAGTCCGAAAGCCAAGAGGCGATGCGGCGGTTTCTCACATTGGCGAAAGGCGCGAAGGCGGCCTCAGGAGACAAACGGCCTCCTCAGGTCGAGAGTGAGCGGGTATTCGCCTGCCGGCTCCGCGCAGGGAGGCTCGATCCGGCCGGGCGTGTGGCCGTGATCCTGGAATCTCGAGAGCCGCCGGGCTTCGGCTTCGTGGGCGTTGACCGGGAAGGTTTCATAATTGCGCCCGCCCGGATGGACGCTGTGATAGACGCAGCCGCCGAGAGAATGCCGGCTCCAGCTGTCGATGACGTCGAAGGTGAGGGGCGCATGGACCGGGATGGTGGGGTGCAGTCCGGAGGCGGGCTTCCAGGCCTTGAAGCGCACGCCCGCGACCGCTTCGCCGACCGTGCCGGTCGGGGCCATGGGCACGCGCCTGCCGTTGCAGGCGATGATATGGCGGCCAGGCACGAAGCCCTGCGCCTTCACCTGCAGCCGCTCTACGCAAGAATCGACGTAGCGCACCGTTCCCCCCGAAGCTCCCTGTTCCCCGGTGACATGCCACGGCTCGAGGGCGTGGCGAACCTCGAGGCTCACGCCGCCGTGGGAAACCGCGCCCGCGAAGGGGAAGCGGAATTCCCATTGCGCGGCGAACCATTCCGATTCGAAGGGGTAGCCCGCCCGCTTCAGATCATCCAGCACCCCGAGGAAATCCTCCCAGATATAATGGGGCAGCATGAATTTGTCGTGTAGCGCCGTTCCCCAGCGCACCAGCCCGCCCTCCTGCGGCTCGCGCCAGAACCAGGCCGCGAGCGCCCGCAGCAAAAGCTGCTGGGCGAGGCTCATTCTGGCGTCCGGCGGCATTTCGAAGGCGCGGAACTCGACGAGGCCCAGCCGGCCGGTGGGTCCGTCCGGAGAATAGAGCTTGTCGATACATATTTCAGCCCGGTGGGTGTTGCCGGAAACATCGACCAGAAGATTGCGGAACAGGCGATCCACCAGCCAATAAGGGAAATCGGTCGTCCACGGTCCCGGGGCGTTGGCGAGCGCGATTTCCATCTCATAGAGAGATTCGTGGCGCGCTTCGTCGATCCGGGGCGACTGGCTGGTCGGGCCGATGAACAGCCCCGAGAAGAGGTAAGACAATGAAGGGCGGCGCTGCCAGTAGAGAATGAAGCTCTTGAGCAGATCCGGCCGGCGCAGGAAAGGCGAATCGGCCGGCGTCTGCCCGCCGAGCACCACATGGTTGCCGCCGCCGGAGCCGGCGCAGCGCCCGTCGATCAGGAATTTGCTGGTGGTGAGCCGCGCCTGGCGGGCGTCCTCGTAAAGGCCGGTCGTGTTGGCGATGGCCTCGCGCCAGGAGGCCGCGGGGTGGATATTGACCTCTATCACGCCGGGGTCGGGCGTCACCTTGATGACGTTCATGCGCGGATCGAACGGGGGCTCGTAGCCCTCGATATGCACCGGCAGGCCGGTCGCCGCCGCGGTCTGCTCCACCGCGGCGAGAAGTTCGAGATAGTCCTCGAGCCTTTGCGTCGGCGGCATGAAGACGCAAAGCGCCCCGTCGCGAGGCTCCACCGCCAGCGCCGTGCGCACGATCCCCTCGCAGGCGACCTGCTGCAGCACCGCCTGCCTGTCCCGGCCGGCGTGAGCGGTGTAGAGCTGCTTATAATAGGACGAAGGAGGAAGCGCGGGACGCTGTTCGAGCGCATCCTGCGGCATGATGAAAGGATAGGCCGAAGACGCCGTCCAGGGCAGCGAGTTTATCGGGAGCCTGAGCCCGATGGGCGAATCCCCCGGCGAAAGAAAAAGCCTGCCGCGCCGCAACTGCCAGCGCGCGGTGCTCCAGGCGGGGGGGCTCGCCGGGGCGTTCCAGCGCTGGATCGGAAGGACATAGCCGGTGGGCGCCGACAGCCCCCTTTCGAAAGTGCGGACAAAGCGGCTGCGCACTTCGGGATCGTCTATCTTGGGGTCGGTCAAATCCGCGTTGACGGGCAGGGCGGCTTCCTTGGCGGCCCAATGCAGCGGGTCCTCATAGGCCGGGATGAGAAAGGAGGGGTCGATTCCCAGCCTCAGCACCAGCTCATTGGCGAATTTTTCCGCTTCCGCGCCCCCGGCCGCGCCGCCGCCGGCGTCTCTTTCGATGCGGGCGACGAGTTCGGGATTGCTCCAGATCGGCTCGCCGTCCTTGCGCCAATAGACCGAAAAGGCCCAGCGGGGCAGGCTTTCTCCCGGATACCATTTGCCCTGGCCGTAATGCAGAAAGCCGCCGGGCGCGAAGCGGGTCCTCAACCTGCGGATCAGCGCGTCGGAAAGACTGCGCTTGGTCGGGCCGACCGCCGCCACATTCCATTCGGCCCCTTCGAAATCGTCTATCGAGACGAAGGTGGGTTCGCCGCCTGTGGTCAAGCGGACGTCCTGGGCCGCGAGATCGGCGTCCACCTTCTCG
Proteins encoded in this window:
- a CDS encoding energy transducer TonB family protein; protein product: MSASFDFSRMTLLRARPDERLDRPEKARRWRFAALFLICMAIHLVFLGALLLEDKVSAPVMTAEQEIPVEVVAEPPQQQAQQQPPPPEPKAEEPPQPEKKQQEPPPPPKLTLDEKPAFDAPRAENKEKLDREAPDSQTKSQRLAAPNEQTAEKPDPHKDKLQQETAPQPAQEPEATGPEEDKREGEVVVQAAPKPGPKPQKFAQPDPKAARGEKQKSIADMVASLAPTPDFQLGGAARSAPISGGTAKPTYLSVVLGYIKRQFHDGSGRRDSEGIITFYVDPNGNLVHQALRHSSGSTALDQAALTALKRAAPFPPTPTSTAIGLIWKY
- a CDS encoding class I SAM-dependent methyltransferase; the protein is MRQARAQAWLDFWNGETFIYASDRHKRLHYEIVARDIAMQIPGPAARVLDYGCGEALSAPRMAAGCARLLLYDAAPNVRRRLERRFAAEPRIEIVQGGALEAVEDASLDLVAANSLIQYVPPEETSRLLALWRSKLKPEGRLLLSDIPTTAAGAALGDVMALLEFSWRGGFVAAALASLARLYFSDYRRLRKELGFSAYEPGVLEERLRRSGFEPVRLPRNIGHNQRRFSLLASKIQSSAIAETSRP
- the pgeF gene encoding peptidoglycan editing factor PgeF; protein product: MNHPATPQLGAHNARNLDLDGLNHGFFTRNGGVSTGAYQSLNGGVGSRDDRASVLENRARMAARLGVGAERLLVPYQIHSSCAVIVEEPWAEDARPQCDSLVTRTRGLALGVTGADCGMLLFADANAGVIGAAHAGWKGALTGIIEATVAAMESLGARRADVHIALGPMIGPASYEVGPEFVEKFAAEEASYGRFFSPSPREGHSMFDLPAFIEMRIARLEVASFENIGVDTYADEDRCFSYRRSVHKNEPDYGRLVSAIALD
- a CDS encoding class I SAM-dependent methyltransferase translates to MNALQQEIAVIIAEEGPISLERYMSLCLSHPRLGYYTTHNPFGASGDFITAPEISQMFGELLGVWMIEAWTAAGNPEASRLVELGPGRGTLMSDVLRVARIAPNFLANMAVDLVETSPLLRDLQRQMLAGETVPISWRADFGEVPRAPVFVLANEFFDALPARHFVKTATGWRERLVGLDRAGALVFGLAPNPEPGLAVPAPEGSVIEVNGIAQRLMAEIAERIVADGGVMLAVDYGYAQTTLGESLQAVARHGYVDPLQTPGEADLTTHVDFAALKRAAMARGAKVQGPVGQGAFLKQLGIERRAEALMKKADAGQREDIASALARLAGSGDPRERMGDLFKAMAIMHPDTPDLPGFAE
- the lgt gene encoding prolipoprotein diacylglyceryl transferase; the encoded protein is MPFFAIPFPSIDPVAVNFGPLPLRWYALAYIGGFVLGWAYLRFIAGRDAFWRQGQPRPSVNSIDDLLVYVAFGVIIGGRLGHVLIYDPGFYLSHPLEIFETWKGGMAFHGGFLGALTGMALFARRERLSMLTVMDLGAVVSPIGIFLGRLANFIRPEMWGRPADVPWAMVFPGAGDAPRHPSQLYEAGLEGLALGIALWIALRAGALVRPGLASGIFGVGYGLARTFCEFFREPDAAQEALGGGLTKGMVLSFPMILVGLILIVLSARRRETLA
- a CDS encoding sensor histidine kinase, with protein sequence MPNFRLKESAIFRRTLAIAALFIATNLCLFGFIYWQTAVFETRRIMGFMERQAPVLAETPSEQIRQSMERRHYDDVHRFTVSGLFEQNGAYLAGGLKRLPPGLIPDGGARRLDAFEFADGSNSSEPAIFVARSLPDGRILVVGRNIQELANLLGAVSEALKLGVIPMAILAVGAGAFLSLRMNSRLTRAQRVLRDFQKGDLRRRLELTGARDDFDRLAEAVNVLLDDLERAINELHHVGNNIAHDLRTPLSRVRGNLERLQQMLAGQQTPLALLERAVAGLDQTFALTTALLRIAQLETGRARAFFATVDLGAILRDAAELYEPLAEAKSISLDVETGEEAPVEGDKDLLLEAFANLVDNAIKFAPEGGRIRIALEKSPLGPVAVVADDGPGISEAQRTEVFKRFYRGAQSRHIVGNGLGLALVAAIVKLHGFRVEIADAEPGCIFRLRCYPQTSA
- a CDS encoding response regulator transcription factor, producing MSDSAQKILVVEDDPEIAETVTQELRQRGYLVSHAETGAKAMAEIERDTFDLVILDRMLPEIDGLAIVESMRKENASTPILIVSALGEVEDRVDGLKGGADDYLVKPFSLAEMDARVEALLRRPLLARAMVLRGGALSLDLVKRQATLDGKSVELSAREFQLLEYFMARPGQLVTRDMLIQKVWKYRFSPQTNVVDVHISKLRRKIDRDRSKSYIQNIRGCGFMFNAEL
- a CDS encoding transglutaminase family protein is translated as MIYEIRHVTSYDYAAPVASARCLLRLLPRDDGGQRVLRSAVGLAPQPSRRNERVDFFGNRVIEASIGSPHSALQITLEARIDVRRPQPPAAALTPIWETARRAAASSQSLGPLSPAHFLFPGRLTPLQAAVTGYARESFPEGRPVLEGALDLMRRIHADFRYDPAATEVTTPLPEAFARRSGVCQDFAHIMIVALRGLGLPAAYVSGYLRTLPAPGEKRLEGADASHAWISLWCGPAFGWLQLDPTNNMLVCDEHVVLAVGRDYADVSPIDGVILGAGKQRLQVSVDVKALEGLRNPAGDLREIRY